A stretch of the Cyprinus carpio isolate SPL01 chromosome B4, ASM1834038v1, whole genome shotgun sequence genome encodes the following:
- the LOC109065968 gene encoding 39S ribosomal protein S18a, mitochondrial-like isoform X2, producing MSEIIVHVVCCTVVEKKDGKTTVIEGVIEPTSERPQPPNPTASCPIYRWNLQNKYNYTDVLLLSQFIRSDGGMLPQRITGLCAQEHTKIAICVQMAHRAGLLPDHKPPLPVGHVPKPKSNPPLNRYLTRYSVNSVKPIYKTGLKWCKKRMSVGHSALKNNVRYSPKPLYIKH from the exons ATGTCTGAAATCATTGTGCATGTTGTGTGTTGTACAGTGGTGGAGAAGAAAGATGGCAAAACGACAGTT ATAGAGGGTGTTATAGAGCCTACATCTGAGCGACCACAGCCTCCCAACCCCACAGCTTCCTGTCCCATCTACAGATGGAACCTACAAAACAAGTACAACTACACC GACGTGCTGTTACTCAGTCAGTTCATTCGTTCAGATGGCGGGATGCTCCCCCAGCGCATTACAGGCCTCTGTGCTCAGGAACATACCAAGATAGCAATTTGTGTACAGATGGCCCATCGTGCTG GTCTCCTACCAGATCATAAACCCCCCTTACCTGTAGGCCATGTACCAAAACCTAAATCCAACCCACCTCTCAACCG GTATCTGACACGTTACTCTGTGAATTCTGTGAAGCCCATCTACAAGACAGGGCTGAAGTGGTGTAAGAAGAGAATGAGTGTAGGACATTCTGCCCTGAAAAACAACGTCAGATACAGCCCCAAACCACTGTACATAAAGCACTGA
- the LOC109065984 gene encoding radial spoke head protein 9 homolog isoform X1 — translation MTDLCASQPQSPMALISPADPSLLSAGIIPMATPVVYKVKVNEASRLATTVSNIDKDASVVPRGAFTKSPCGNMQTNRSFGGSWSLQLEGGGTVCILHSLLWLGLTFFHVPQTPQHGHIYMGDRLMNLDLPFML, via the exons ATGACTGATCTCTGTGCCAGCCAACCACAAAGCCCGATGGCATTGATTTCCCCTGCTGATCCCTCCCTTTTGTCTGCGGGGATTATTCCCATGGCAACGCCGGTGGTCTATAAG GTGAAAGTGAATGAGGCGAGTAGATTGGCAACGACTGTGTCAAACATCGATAAAGATGCGTCTGTAGTGCCACGTGGTGCATTTACCAAGAGCCCCTGCGGCAACATGCAGACAAACCGAAGCTTTGGAG GGTCATGGAGCCTCCAGCTTGAGGGGGGCGGCACTGTGTGTATATTACACAGTTTGCTCTGGCTGGGTCTCACCTTCTTCCACGTTCCCCAGACCCCTCAGCATGGGCACATCTACATGGGAGACAGACTTATGAACCTTGACCTGCCCTTCATGTTATAG
- the LOC109065984 gene encoding radial spoke head protein 9 homolog isoform X2: MNKSLSSLVHLVKVNEASRLATTVSNIDKDASVVPRGAFTKSPCGNMQTNRSFGGSWSLQLEGGGTVCILHSLLWLGLTFFHVPQTPQHGHIYMGDRLMNLDLPFML; encoded by the exons atgaacaaaagccTATCTTCTTTGGTTCATTTG GTGAAAGTGAATGAGGCGAGTAGATTGGCAACGACTGTGTCAAACATCGATAAAGATGCGTCTGTAGTGCCACGTGGTGCATTTACCAAGAGCCCCTGCGGCAACATGCAGACAAACCGAAGCTTTGGAG GGTCATGGAGCCTCCAGCTTGAGGGGGGCGGCACTGTGTGTATATTACACAGTTTGCTCTGGCTGGGTCTCACCTTCTTCCACGTTCCCCAGACCCCTCAGCATGGGCACATCTACATGGGAGACAGACTTATGAACCTTGACCTGCCCTTCATGTTATAG
- the tmem63a gene encoding CSC1-like protein 1, with product MASAWWERLSVSVNNSIGSVDNSSCFSSTQSTVLKGVNFGGVPIVLLIDFLLFVTLLIVFTLIRRRLWDYGRLALVAETEGFRHTTKRRYSRMTSSMSVEEPEYEKGCCSWINFIVNMDETSVQEKCGVDAVHYLSFQKHLVVLLAIICVLSIAIILPVNLSGDLLGNDPYSFGRTTIANLKKGDMLLWLHTVFAVLYLMITVALLRRHTSKMKGTKREIARNTLFVRSVPTAASSESIKTHFMEAYPTCQVTDVNLCYDVAKLIDLNRNRKRAEKNLQHYNKILQRQGRHEFINPRPCSHLCCCCCCCKGCEEVDAIEFYSSQVAALREEEDKLKKSEEVHPLGMAFVSLQNEYMATYILKDFNALECGGGARGVVGEEMGWGIRCGCGREPQPSSKSAELRVNKWKVNYAPHPHNIYWENLSLRCWRWWLRFMLLNVALFVLLFFLTTPSIIISTMDKFNVTKPIHYLNSAVISQFFPTILLWTFSALLPTIVYYSTLGEAHWTRSSENMSMMYKLYIFLIFMVLILPSLGLTSLDVFFRWLFDMHSEGRLRFECVFLPDQGAFFVNYVIAAALVGSGMELLRLPGLLLYIVRLALAHSAAERKYVKQNQAYEFQYGAMYGWTLCVFTVIMAYSITCPVIVPFGLLYLLLKHLVDKHNLYFAYLPARLDRQVHLGAVNQALAAPIICLMWLYFFSVIRTGFKAATSMFTLVVLCVTIFICLSYTCFGHFKYLSPHNYNVKEEDEDADKGSQSSSASVYLPKVLNPGASSESDECSAHHSYGTTDTSPPFLSTEEDCPESDI from the exons ATGGCCTCCGCGTGGTGGGAGCGCCTCTCCGTGTCGGTGAATAACAGCATAGGCAGTGTGGACAACAGCAGCTGTTTCAGTTCCACACAGAGCACCGTGCTGAAGGGGGTGAATTTCGGAGGAGTGCCCATCGTTCTGCTGATTGACTTCTTACTCTTCGTG ACGCTGCTAATAGTCTTCACTCTGATCAGAAGGAGACTGTGGGATTATGGGAGACTCGCTCTTGTCGCAGAGACTGAAGG GTTCAGACATACTACTAAACGGCGTTACAGCAGAATGACGTCATCCATGTCCGTTGAGGAGCCCGAATATGAGAAG GGTTGCTGCTCCTGGATCAACTTTATCGTCAATATGGA tgagacTTCGGTGCAGGAGAAATGTGGGGTGGATGCAGTACATTATCTGTCGTTTCAGAAGCACCTGGTCGTCCTGCTCGCGATCATCTGTGTGCTGTCCATCGCCATCATCCTACCGGTCAATCTATCCGGCGACCTTCTGg GCAACGATCCCTACAGTTTCGGGAGAACCACCATAGCCAATCTTAAGAAGGG TGATATGCTGCTTTGGCTGCACACAGTATTTGCAGTTCTGTATCTCATGATCACGGTGGCCCTGCTGAGACGACACACCTCTAAAATGAAGGGAACCAAGAGAGAGATA GCCAGAAACACCCTGTTTGTGAGGTCTGTACCCACTGCAGCCAGTAGTGAGAGTATAAAAACTCACTTCAT GGAGGCGTACCCTACCTGTCAAGTGACTGATGTTAACTTGTGTTATGATGTTGCCAAACTGATTGACCTAAACAGAAACAG aaaACGGGCAGAAAAAAACCTGCAACATTACAATAAGATACTCCAGCGCCAGGGACGTCACGAGTTCATCAACCCGCGCCCATGCAGCCacctgtgctgctgctgctgctgctgtaagGGCTGTGAAGAG gTTGATGCTATAGAGTTCTACAGCTCACAGGTGGCTGCTCTGCGTGAGGAAGAAGATAAACTGAAGAAGAGTGAAGAAGTGCATCCTCTGGGCATGGCATTTGTCTCTCTGCAAAATGAGTACATGGCCACTTA TATTCTGAAAGATTTCAATGCACTGGAGTGTGGAGGCGGGGCAAGGGGTGTGGTTGGAGAAGAAATGGGTTGGGGAATCAGGTGTGGGTGTGGCCGAGAGCCTCAGCCGTCCTCTAAGAGCGCAGAACTTAGGGTGAACAAATGGAAAGTGAATTACGCTCCTCACCCACATAATATCTACTG GGAGAATTTGTCATTACGATGTTGGCGTTGGTGGCTACGCTTTATGCTGCTAAATGTAGCACTCTTtgtcctcctcttcttcctcacaACACCCTCCATCATCATCAGCACCATGGACAAATTTAATGTCACCAAGCCCATTCACTATCTGAAC AGTGCTGTGATCAGTCAGTTCTTCCCCACTATTCTGCTGTGGACCTTCTCGGCCCTGTTGCCCACCATAGTGTATTACTCTACActgggggaggcccactggaccAG GTCCAGCGAGAATATGAGCATGATGTACAAGCTCTACATCTTCCTGATCTTCATGGTGTTGATTTTGCCTTCACTGGGCCTCACCAG TCTAGACGTGTTTTTCCGCTGGTTGTTTGATATGCATTCTGAGGGGAGGCTGAGGTTTGA GTGTGTGTTTTTACCTGATCAGGGGGCGTTCTTTGTAAATTACGTGATTGCGGCGGCTCTGGTAGGCTCTGGCATGGAGCTGCTGCGGTTGCCAGGGTTACTGCTCTACATTGTGCGTCTGGCACTCGCACATTCGGCTGCTGAGAGGAAATATGTTAAACAG AATCAGGCGTATGAGTTCCAGTACGGAGCGATGTACGGATggactctgtgtgtgttcacagtcaTCATGGCATACAGCATCACCTGTCCCGTCATCGTTCCCTTCG GTCTGCTGTACCTGCTGCTCAAACACCTGGTGGACAAACACAACCTGTACTTCGCTTACCTGCCCGCCCGCCTCGATCGGCAAGTCCACCTGGGAGCTGTCAATCAAGCGCTGGCTGCACCAATCATATGCCTGATGTGGCTTTATTTCTTCTCTGTGATCAGAACAG GCTTCAAGGCAGCTACGTCAATGTTCACTTTAGTGGTTCTCTGTGTGACCATCTTTATCTGTTTAAGTTACACCTGCTTCGGACACTTCAAATACCTCAGTCCACACAACTACAAC GTTAAGGAGGAAGATGAAGACGCAGATAAAGGTTCGCAGAGCTCGTCTGCATCG GTGTATCTTCCCAAAGTTTTGAACCCAGGTGCATCATCCGAATCTGATGAATGCAGCGCTCACCATTCATACGGCACCACCGACACAAGTCCGCCCTTCCTCAGCACTGAGGAAGACTGTCCAGAATCGGATATCTAA